The following proteins are encoded in a genomic region of Funiculus sociatus GB2-C1:
- a CDS encoding FAD-dependent oxidoreductase has product MKTYDWIVVGGGITGATLSYELAKKGFSVLLIEQNAASQNATRYSYGGLAYWSGTTDLTRQLCAEGIEIHRHLSEELDSDTEFRELDLILTIAADDNSEQVAAYARFAIPPRLLSVEEACEMEPLLNKDAIASALTVRHGHIETEKTTSGYIKAFRRFGGEVLCDRVVELNREGEKILGVKTATETYHAANTIICAGGFSRALLKAANIPIRLYFTHAELIETEPVDIHLRTLVMLADTTRFQLEAEASTPELDHLWDQPNNELMPPILDAGAIPFKNGSLRIGQISRVLTDPNAKIDGVESEANLRAAVGKILPAIEKLPGNWHHCLVAFSSDRLPLIGAINNVEGIYIFSGFSNPLVFVPPLAKRFASWATGQDDHIIAQLSPQRL; this is encoded by the coding sequence ATGAAAACATACGATTGGATTGTAGTTGGCGGCGGTATTACGGGTGCAACGCTAAGTTACGAACTGGCAAAAAAAGGCTTTTCGGTTCTGTTAATAGAGCAAAACGCCGCATCGCAAAATGCCACGCGCTATAGTTATGGTGGGTTGGCATATTGGTCTGGGACAACAGATTTAACGCGGCAATTGTGCGCTGAAGGTATCGAAATTCACCGCCATTTATCAGAGGAATTAGATAGCGATACTGAGTTTCGCGAATTAGACTTAATTTTAACAATTGCTGCTGATGATAACTCGGAACAAGTAGCAGCATACGCTCGTTTTGCTATTCCACCGCGCTTACTCAGTGTTGAGGAAGCTTGCGAAATGGAACCGCTACTAAACAAGGATGCGATCGCGTCTGCTTTAACCGTCCGTCACGGTCATATTGAAACAGAAAAAACCACCTCCGGATACATCAAAGCCTTTCGCCGTTTTGGGGGCGAAGTTCTTTGCGATCGCGTGGTAGAACTCAACAGAGAAGGCGAAAAAATTCTCGGAGTCAAAACAGCAACCGAAACCTACCATGCAGCTAACACCATCATCTGTGCCGGTGGTTTCAGCCGCGCCTTACTAAAAGCAGCTAATATTCCCATCAGGCTATATTTTACCCATGCCGAACTAATCGAAACTGAGCCAGTTGATATACATTTGCGTACACTGGTAATGCTAGCGGATACAACACGATTTCAACTAGAAGCCGAAGCCAGTACACCTGAACTGGATCATCTATGGGATCAGCCCAATAATGAACTAATGCCACCCATTTTAGATGCAGGTGCCATACCGTTTAAAAACGGTAGCTTACGCATCGGACAAATTAGCCGAGTTCTCACCGATCCCAACGCAAAAATTGATGGGGTTGAAAGCGAAGCCAACCTCCGCGCTGCTGTGGGAAAAATATTACCTGCGATAGAGAAATTACCAGGAAATTGGCATCATTGCTTGGTAGCATTTAGTAGCGATCGCCTTCCTCTCATCGGCGCTATTAATAATGTCGAAGGCATCTATATTTTCTCCGGATTCTCCAACCCATTAGTATTCGTACCACCCTTAGCCAAACGCTTTGCGAGTTGGGCAACTGGGCAAGATGACCATATTATCGCCCAGCTATCTCCTCAAAGATTGTGA
- a CDS encoding class I SAM-dependent methyltransferase, protein MELQMQGCPCCWNKRLFAWLLSTGNASYEKLVCDRKRNLFGNLHGDVLEIGPGTGANFPYYPKDMRWIGIEPNPYMHPYLQKEAEKVGLNNVDVRTISAERLEAEDNSVDAVVSTLVLCSVPNLKATLQEILRVLKPGGRFLFIEHVAAPKGTWLRRVQEGVRPVWKFLADGCEPARETWIALENAGFEHLDYERFEPSIPIVTPHISGVGIKKC, encoded by the coding sequence ATGGAATTACAAATGCAAGGTTGCCCCTGCTGTTGGAACAAACGTTTATTTGCCTGGTTACTATCTACAGGTAATGCAAGCTACGAGAAACTGGTTTGCGATCGCAAACGCAACCTATTCGGAAACTTGCACGGGGATGTTTTGGAAATTGGCCCTGGAACTGGTGCTAACTTCCCCTATTATCCCAAAGATATGCGTTGGATTGGCATCGAGCCAAATCCCTATATGCACCCGTATCTCCAGAAAGAAGCAGAAAAGGTGGGCTTAAATAACGTTGATGTCCGCACGATCAGCGCTGAACGTTTGGAAGCTGAAGATAACAGTGTAGATGCAGTTGTTAGTACGTTGGTTTTGTGTTCAGTACCCAATTTAAAGGCTACTTTACAAGAAATTTTGCGAGTTCTCAAACCCGGCGGACGCTTCTTATTTATTGAACACGTCGCCGCCCCTAAAGGTACTTGGTTGAGACGGGTACAGGAGGGAGTTCGCCCGGTGTGGAAATTTCTGGCTGATGGTTGCGAACCAGCCCGCGAAACTTGGATAGCGTTAGAAAATGCTGGTTTTGAACATCTTGATTATGAAAGGTTTGAACCTTCAATTCCCATCGTCACTCCTCACATTTCGGGGGTGGGGATAAAGAAATGTTAA